One Opitutia bacterium DNA segment encodes these proteins:
- a CDS encoding sodium-translocating pyrophosphatase — MLNTHLCRRTVLAFAMLASAVSSFASEADIKIPDLTQVHFDGLGGMSGLTLMYLGIVLCAIGAVFGLVQYAQTKALPVHASMGSVSNTIWETCKTYLFTQGKFLAILWILIAACMVYYFGFLSHNSPLHVVVILLASVLGILGSYGVAWFGIRINTVANSRAAFSALQGNPLATLFIPLRSGMSVGLLLVCVELFFMICILVFLPRELVGPCFIGFAIGESLGASVLRICGGIFTKIADIGSDLMKIVFKLPEDDPKNPGVIADCTGDNAGDSVGPTADGFETYGVTGVALVAFLALALAASAQLCAILIIWLFAMRALMIVTSLVSYFLNEIISKAKYGAQKDFDFEAPLTHLVWITSAVSIGITFLASYFLLAHQSGGVQPDLWWVLSVIISCGTIAGALIPEFTKIFVSTNSRHVKEVTNCSKHGGASLNILSGFVAGNFSAFWMGLIIMLLMWVSYYFSQNPALMALLPGKFAFAAPIFAFGLVAFGFLGMGPVTIAVDSYGPVTDNAQSVYELSQIESKPGIAAEIEKDFGFKPDFENAKYQLEKGDGAGNTFKATAKPVLIGTAVVGATTMVFGIIMLLENLFGDVVQKLSIVQPEIILGLIMGGSVIYWFTGASCQAVVTGAYRAVVYIKENMKLDATTASDKDSKEVVRICTEYAQKGMWNIFIVVFCFALALPFFNAYFFIGYLIGIAFFGLFQAIFMANAGGAWDNAKKIVEVELRQKGTDLHAATVVGDTVGDPFKDTSSVAMNPVIKFTTLFGLLAVEIAVTMTNVQAKHAIGAVFFLIALVFVYRSFYSMRIPDDTAKA, encoded by the coding sequence ATGCTGAACACACACCTCTGCAGGCGGACCGTGCTGGCCTTTGCCATGCTCGCGTCCGCCGTTTCTTCATTTGCCAGCGAAGCTGACATCAAGATCCCCGACCTGACGCAGGTCCACTTCGACGGGCTCGGCGGCATGAGCGGTCTCACGCTGATGTATCTCGGCATCGTGCTGTGCGCGATCGGCGCCGTGTTCGGCCTCGTGCAATACGCCCAGACGAAGGCGCTGCCGGTGCACGCCTCGATGGGCAGCGTCTCGAACACGATTTGGGAAACGTGCAAGACCTACCTCTTCACGCAGGGCAAGTTCCTCGCGATCCTCTGGATTCTGATCGCGGCGTGCATGGTCTACTACTTCGGGTTCCTGTCGCACAACAGCCCGCTCCACGTCGTCGTCATCCTGCTCGCGTCGGTGCTCGGCATCCTCGGCAGCTACGGCGTCGCCTGGTTCGGCATCCGCATCAACACCGTCGCCAACAGCCGCGCGGCCTTCTCCGCCCTCCAGGGCAACCCGCTCGCCACTCTTTTCATTCCGCTGCGCTCGGGCATGAGCGTCGGCCTGCTCCTCGTCTGCGTGGAGCTGTTCTTCATGATCTGCATTCTGGTGTTCCTGCCGCGCGAGTTGGTCGGACCGTGCTTCATCGGCTTCGCCATCGGCGAGTCGCTGGGCGCCTCCGTGCTCCGCATCTGCGGCGGTATCTTCACCAAGATCGCCGACATCGGCTCCGACCTGATGAAGATCGTCTTCAAGCTCCCCGAAGACGACCCCAAGAACCCGGGCGTGATCGCCGACTGCACCGGTGACAACGCCGGCGACAGCGTCGGACCGACCGCCGACGGCTTCGAAACCTACGGCGTCACCGGCGTCGCGCTCGTCGCGTTCCTCGCCCTCGCCCTCGCCGCCAGCGCCCAGCTCTGCGCCATCCTCATCATCTGGCTCTTCGCGATGCGCGCGCTGATGATCGTCACCTCGCTCGTCTCGTATTTCCTCAACGAGATCATTTCGAAGGCCAAATACGGCGCGCAAAAGGACTTCGACTTCGAGGCCCCGCTCACGCACCTCGTCTGGATCACGTCCGCCGTCTCGATCGGCATCACGTTCCTCGCTTCCTACTTCCTGCTCGCGCACCAAAGCGGCGGCGTGCAGCCCGACCTCTGGTGGGTCCTCTCCGTCATCATCAGCTGCGGCACCATCGCCGGCGCGCTCATCCCGGAGTTCACGAAGATCTTCGTCAGCACCAACAGCCGCCACGTCAAGGAAGTGACCAACTGCTCCAAGCACGGCGGCGCGTCGCTGAACATCCTCTCGGGCTTCGTCGCGGGCAACTTCTCCGCGTTCTGGATGGGCCTCATCATCATGCTGCTGATGTGGGTTTCCTACTACTTCTCGCAGAACCCGGCGCTGATGGCGCTGCTGCCCGGCAAGTTCGCCTTCGCCGCTCCGATCTTCGCGTTCGGCCTCGTGGCCTTCGGCTTCCTTGGCATGGGCCCGGTCACCATCGCGGTCGACAGCTATGGCCCGGTCACGGACAACGCGCAATCGGTCTACGAACTCTCGCAGATCGAGAGCAAGCCCGGCATCGCCGCGGAAATCGAGAAGGACTTCGGCTTCAAGCCCGACTTCGAGAACGCCAAATACCAGCTCGAGAAGGGCGACGGCGCCGGCAACACCTTCAAGGCCACCGCCAAGCCCGTGCTCATCGGCACCGCGGTCGTCGGCGCCACCACGATGGTGTTCGGCATCATCATGCTGCTCGAAAATCTCTTCGGCGACGTCGTGCAGAAGCTCTCCATCGTCCAGCCCGAGATCATCCTCGGCCTCATCATGGGCGGTTCCGTGATCTACTGGTTCACCGGCGCGTCCTGCCAGGCCGTCGTCACCGGCGCCTACCGCGCCGTCGTCTACATCAAGGAGAACATGAAGCTCGACGCGACGACCGCCTCCGACAAGGACAGCAAGGAAGTCGTCCGCATCTGCACCGAATACGCGCAGAAGGGCATGTGGAACATCTTCATCGTCGTGTTCTGCTTCGCGTTGGCGCTGCCGTTCTTCAACGCCTACTTCTTCATCGGCTACCTGATCGGCATCGCGTTCTTCGGCCTGTTCCAAGCCATCTTCATGGCCAACGCCGGCGGCGCCTGGGACAACGCCAAGAAGATCGTCGAAGTCGAACTCCGCCAGAAGGGCACCGACCTCCACGCCGCGACCGTCGTCGGCGACACCGTGGGCGATCCGTTCAAGGACACCTCCTCCGTCGCGATGAACCCGGTCATCAAGTTCACGACGCTCTTCGGTCTCCTCGCCGTCGAGATCGCGGTCACGATGACGAACGTCCAGGCCAAGCACGCCATCGGCGCGGTGTTCTTCCTCATCGCCCTCGTCTTCGTGTATCGCAGCTTCTACAGCATGCGCATCCCCGACGACACAGCGAAGGCCTGA
- a CDS encoding ABC transporter permease, producing MMIWNLIYRSLRQHALSTLVTAGSIALAAGLLLTVWVVKTQSQATFANTNSGYDAVLGARGSKLQLVLNAIFHLEASPGNLPASDVEAVRRHPAIKTAIPLAVGDNYYGWRIVGTTPQFFDVEFAPGKKYAVLPGGRLFENGKREAVVGALAARKLGVKIGDTFQPYHGLSFDAAAKHEEVYTITGLLAPTGTPVDRVIWIPLSGVQTMAGHDPRTASDVSAVLIQLRAPSAGVMLDMMINKQGNKMTFAYPIGSIVADLFNKISWVDQVLTLVAWLVAVVAAGSVLVSIYNSMSARQRDIAILRALGARRRTVFGAVVGEAAAIGLLGAALGFAAFAVLAYGVASVIQTQTGVVLEPFRWNPVFWWGPGTLVALAMFGGLLPAWKAYRVPVAETIAPLS from the coding sequence ATGATGATCTGGAACCTCATCTACCGCTCGCTCCGGCAGCACGCGCTCTCGACGCTCGTGACTGCAGGCAGCATCGCGCTCGCGGCGGGTCTTTTGCTGACGGTGTGGGTCGTGAAGACGCAGTCGCAGGCGACGTTCGCCAACACGAATTCGGGCTACGACGCCGTGCTCGGTGCGCGCGGCTCGAAACTCCAGCTCGTGCTCAACGCCATCTTCCACCTCGAGGCGTCGCCGGGAAATCTCCCCGCGTCGGACGTCGAGGCCGTGCGCCGCCACCCCGCGATCAAGACTGCCATCCCGCTCGCCGTCGGCGACAATTATTACGGCTGGCGCATCGTGGGCACGACGCCCCAGTTCTTCGACGTCGAGTTCGCTCCGGGCAAGAAATACGCCGTGCTGCCCGGCGGCCGGCTGTTCGAAAACGGCAAACGCGAAGCCGTCGTCGGTGCGCTCGCTGCGCGGAAGCTCGGCGTGAAAATCGGCGACACGTTTCAGCCGTATCACGGCCTCTCATTCGACGCGGCGGCGAAGCACGAGGAAGTTTACACGATCACCGGCCTGCTCGCGCCGACCGGCACGCCGGTTGACCGTGTGATCTGGATTCCGCTCAGCGGCGTGCAGACGATGGCCGGCCACGATCCGCGCACGGCGAGCGACGTCAGCGCCGTGCTCATCCAGCTCCGCGCGCCCTCCGCCGGCGTCATGCTCGACATGATGATCAACAAGCAGGGCAACAAGATGACCTTCGCGTATCCCATCGGCAGCATTGTCGCCGACCTGTTCAACAAGATCAGCTGGGTCGATCAGGTGTTGACGCTCGTGGCGTGGCTCGTCGCGGTCGTGGCGGCCGGTTCGGTGCTCGTGAGCATCTACAATTCGATGAGCGCGCGCCAGCGCGACATCGCGATCCTGCGCGCGCTCGGCGCACGGCGCCGCACGGTGTTCGGCGCGGTCGTCGGCGAAGCCGCCGCGATCGGCCTGCTCGGCGCGGCGCTGGGTTTCGCGGCGTTCGCCGTGCTGGCCTACGGCGTGGCGTCGGTGATCCAGACGCAGACGGGCGTCGTGCTCGAGCCGTTCCGCTGGAACCCCGTTTTCTGGTGGGGCCCGGGGACGCTCGTCGCGCTCGCGATGTTCGGCGGCCTGCTCCCCGCGTGGAAGGCCTACCGCGTGCCGGTGGCGGAGACGATCGCGCCGCTGTCGTAG
- a CDS encoding sialate O-acetylesterase, producing the protein MRLHLLGIILLGTLLGIAQATAAAPLRVACLGDSITEGAGTQDLARESYPAQLAGLLGSGYEVRNFGCGGATLLDIGDKPYRSLPHFAKACAFQPEIIVIGLGTNDTKPQNWQYRDRFVANYISLIRQLRELPSHPRILICRPMPAWPPSGWAISPEILERDLPALIAEIAAAEKVPVIDLFTPMRDQHALTPDHVHPNAQGAAILAQTVAAAIRGTEKP; encoded by the coding sequence ATGCGCCTTCATCTGCTTGGAATAATCCTCCTCGGCACCCTCCTCGGAATCGCTCAGGCGACTGCCGCCGCTCCACTCCGCGTCGCCTGCCTCGGCGACAGCATCACCGAGGGCGCGGGGACGCAGGATCTCGCCCGCGAATCCTATCCGGCGCAGCTCGCCGGCTTGCTCGGCTCCGGCTACGAGGTGCGCAACTTCGGTTGCGGCGGCGCCACGCTGCTCGACATCGGCGACAAGCCCTACCGGTCGCTGCCGCATTTCGCCAAAGCCTGCGCGTTCCAGCCTGAGATCATCGTCATCGGCCTCGGCACGAACGACACCAAGCCGCAGAATTGGCAATACCGCGACCGCTTCGTCGCCAACTACATCTCGCTCATCCGCCAGCTCCGCGAGTTGCCGTCGCATCCGCGCATCCTCATCTGCCGCCCCATGCCCGCCTGGCCACCGAGCGGTTGGGCCATCTCGCCGGAAATCCTCGAGCGCGACCTGCCCGCGTTGATCGCGGAGATTGCCGCCGCGGAGAAAGTCCCCGTCATCGACCTCTTCACCCCGATGCGCGACCAGCACGCCCTCACGCCCGACCACGTCCACCCCAACGCCCAAGGCGCCGCCATTCTCGCGCAAACCGTCGCCGCAGCGATTCGCGGAACCGAGAAACCTTAG
- a CDS encoding TonB-dependent receptor — protein sequence MLFRRLARSLWLPLLVLLHVVSASFAAATPTIDFSIPAGPAHERLKLAAQQGNVEVLISTDVPESATTRAVQGRLTPQEALAQMLADTPFAAVPVSGGQAFGILRKSPRPAPRSDGGTNQSGSSTQPLSSMETSAATPRKTWLSAALGAVASFAFAAPPPLSAQEKAAETVVTLNPFEVRAAGETNLWTVNQSSGGTRVAVPIKELPFSLDVLTTRFMDDFIVSDLGEVLSQVGNVSGLESYTGAGSGNSIRGFSQYYQLRNGFYRNGVIDKTLVSRVEVIKGPYAAIYGRGEPGGVINYISKRPVFGQNSGKALIEVGENRTSRVQLEHNLALGRRTALLLAGSYAERDFDQMFTFERTRNFGAVLRTLLTDRTELLLEHEHMFRRNNRGRPVIDVRIDGLDPTDGTRNKYTGAFAYDFMAKYGWVNTLGPTTYSDRQLDTVNLTLIHQFSSDVSLRVAYNDSRTTQDYDYTAFGGSTILVNPTTREFTRWNTVASPFWRQLPSDVKNLQADLTVNFETGPVKHSTLFTFDYSNQIDGRISERAARGVATDVHTVTYTGAVPNYTNDTGSLHGPRTSPIPAFNTSISRWATPQYYTWLQENRSLDYDISGVFLMHRARFLNDKILAMAGGRYDTAKTVITDRLSPDKTTVTGRTQSKVDDFTYNVGLNYYATPKTVLYGSHSTSFNPKGDVYSHTGEPMPNERGDGWEVGFRTQLLQERFDVGASYFHIERQNVRIANPDFDSAVDNPAQKPQFIAGGLDRSKGYEVYANGKVTDALSLRVSLGTVDAKHVKSLDAWKEGLHLVRTPEWNYAVGANYRVRTGPLKGLSLNAAYRAQSSYRLMDQTPSATDLRTNLRAEEGGILDLAAGYNWKTGTRLKHTIRFAVKNALDDIFIEGSGYFTLGRQFTSSYTLEY from the coding sequence ATGCTGTTCCGGCGTCTCGCGCGCTCTCTTTGGCTGCCGCTCCTCGTGCTGCTGCACGTGGTGAGCGCGAGCTTTGCCGCCGCAACGCCGACAATCGATTTTTCCATCCCCGCGGGCCCGGCGCACGAGCGGCTGAAACTCGCCGCGCAGCAAGGCAACGTCGAGGTGTTGATCTCCACCGATGTGCCGGAGTCGGCGACGACCCGCGCGGTGCAAGGGCGTCTGACGCCCCAGGAGGCTTTGGCGCAGATGCTCGCGGACACCCCGTTCGCGGCCGTCCCGGTTAGCGGCGGCCAAGCGTTCGGCATCCTCCGCAAATCGCCGCGCCCCGCCCCGCGAAGCGACGGCGGCACCAATCAATCCGGCTCCTCTACCCAACCCCTTTCTTCGATGGAAACCTCAGCCGCGACCCCGCGGAAAACCTGGCTCTCGGCTGCGCTCGGCGCGGTCGCCTCATTTGCCTTCGCCGCTCCGCCTCCGCTCTCCGCGCAGGAAAAAGCCGCCGAAACCGTCGTGACGCTCAACCCGTTCGAGGTGCGCGCCGCCGGCGAAACCAATCTGTGGACCGTCAACCAATCCTCCGGCGGCACCCGCGTCGCGGTGCCGATCAAGGAACTGCCCTTCTCGCTCGATGTGCTGACGACGCGTTTCATGGACGACTTCATCGTCAGTGATCTCGGCGAGGTGCTCTCGCAGGTCGGCAACGTCTCCGGCCTGGAGTCCTACACCGGCGCCGGCTCCGGCAACTCCATCCGCGGCTTCTCCCAATACTACCAGCTCCGCAACGGCTTTTATCGCAACGGCGTCATCGACAAGACGCTCGTCTCCCGCGTCGAGGTCATCAAAGGCCCCTACGCCGCCATCTACGGCCGCGGCGAGCCCGGCGGCGTGATCAACTACATCTCGAAGCGCCCGGTCTTCGGCCAGAACTCCGGCAAGGCGCTCATCGAGGTCGGCGAGAACCGCACCAGCCGCGTCCAGCTCGAGCACAACCTCGCCCTCGGTCGCCGCACCGCGCTCCTGCTCGCCGGCTCCTACGCCGAGCGCGATTTCGACCAGATGTTCACCTTCGAGCGCACACGCAACTTCGGCGCCGTGCTGCGCACGCTCCTCACCGATCGCACCGAGCTGCTCCTCGAACACGAGCACATGTTCCGCCGCAACAACCGCGGCCGCCCCGTCATCGACGTCCGCATCGACGGCCTCGATCCCACCGACGGCACGCGCAACAAATACACCGGCGCGTTCGCCTACGACTTCATGGCCAAATACGGCTGGGTGAACACCCTCGGCCCCACGACCTACAGCGACCGCCAGCTCGACACCGTCAACCTCACGCTCATCCACCAGTTCTCCAGCGACGTGAGCCTTCGCGTCGCCTACAACGACTCGCGGACCACGCAGGACTACGACTACACGGCCTTCGGTGGCTCCACGATTCTCGTCAACCCGACCACCCGCGAGTTCACGCGTTGGAACACCGTCGCCTCGCCCTTCTGGCGCCAGCTGCCATCCGACGTGAAAAACCTCCAAGCCGACCTCACGGTGAACTTCGAGACCGGCCCCGTGAAGCACTCCACGCTGTTCACCTTCGACTACTCGAACCAGATCGACGGCCGCATCTCCGAACGCGCCGCCCGCGGCGTCGCCACCGATGTCCACACCGTCACCTACACCGGCGCCGTGCCCAACTACACCAACGACACCGGCTCGCTCCACGGCCCGCGCACCAGCCCGATCCCGGCGTTCAACACCTCCATCAGCCGCTGGGCCACGCCGCAGTATTACACCTGGCTCCAGGAAAACCGCAGCCTCGACTACGACATCTCCGGCGTGTTCCTGATGCACCGCGCGCGCTTCCTCAACGACAAGATCCTCGCCATGGCCGGCGGTCGCTACGACACCGCCAAGACCGTCATCACCGATCGCCTCAGCCCCGACAAAACCACCGTCACCGGCCGCACGCAGTCCAAGGTCGACGATTTCACCTACAACGTCGGCCTGAACTACTACGCCACGCCCAAGACCGTCCTCTACGGCTCGCACTCCACCTCGTTCAACCCGAAGGGTGACGTCTACTCGCACACCGGCGAACCGATGCCCAACGAACGCGGCGACGGCTGGGAGGTCGGCTTCCGCACGCAACTGCTCCAGGAGCGATTCGACGTCGGCGCGAGCTACTTCCACATCGAGCGCCAGAACGTCCGCATCGCGAATCCCGACTTCGACAGCGCCGTCGACAATCCCGCGCAGAAACCGCAATTCATCGCCGGCGGTCTCGACCGCTCGAAGGGCTACGAAGTCTACGCCAACGGCAAAGTCACCGACGCGCTCTCGCTCCGCGTCTCGCTCGGCACCGTCGACGCCAAACACGTCAAGAGCCTCGACGCGTGGAAGGAAGGCCTGCACCTCGTCCGCACGCCCGAGTGGAACTACGCCGTCGGCGCCAACTACCGCGTGCGCACCGGTCCGCTGAAAGGCCTCAGCCTGAACGCCGCCTATCGGGCCCAGAGCAGCTATCGCCTCATGGACCAAACGCCGTCCGCGACCGACCTGCGCACCAACCTGCGCGCGGAGGAAGGTGGCATTCTCGACCTCGCCGCCGGCTACAACTGGAAAACCGGCACCCGCCTGAAGCACACGATCCGCTTCGCCGTGAAAAACGCCCTCGACGACATCTTCATCGAAGGCAGCGGCTACTTCACCCTCGGCCGCCAGTTCACCAGTTCCTACACGCTCGAATACTGA
- a CDS encoding FecR domain-containing protein, giving the protein MNPAESDPAAARRQRIREEAAEWIMKRDAGFTAAEQDAFFEWLAASPQHAEAYTTLQAVFKRMDVMVEWRPLHAIEPNPDLLAAPPARPHSRRMLAWLGGMAAVLALGFALWPARPPDSSPVPVRLAAGEAAFSSERHALEDGSVVVLNRGAQVAVRFEPKRRVLDLISGEAYFQVAEDKARPFVVRVGGVAVTAVGTEFNISLASDRLEVLVTKGRVRVDPPPAASPAPSAAPAPALLERTLDAGQGVVVPTTAPATSWAVETYTPQVVEQKLAWKNDLVDFRAAPLSDVILEFNRRNHTQLVIGDEALGDEPITGKIRLGNLDSFLAMLDVTHHIQAERHGTSKIVLRRAP; this is encoded by the coding sequence ATGAACCCGGCCGAATCGGACCCCGCCGCCGCGCGTCGCCAACGCATTCGCGAAGAGGCCGCGGAGTGGATCATGAAGCGTGACGCCGGCTTCACCGCAGCGGAGCAGGACGCCTTCTTCGAATGGCTGGCGGCCTCCCCGCAACACGCGGAGGCCTACACCACCCTACAAGCTGTCTTCAAACGCATGGACGTGATGGTCGAGTGGCGGCCGCTGCATGCGATCGAGCCGAATCCCGATCTGCTCGCCGCGCCGCCGGCGCGGCCCCATAGCCGCCGCATGCTCGCGTGGCTTGGCGGCATGGCCGCGGTGCTCGCGCTCGGATTCGCCCTCTGGCCCGCCCGCCCGCCCGATTCCTCGCCCGTCCCCGTGCGCCTCGCCGCCGGCGAAGCCGCGTTCTCCTCCGAGCGTCACGCGCTGGAGGACGGCTCCGTCGTCGTGCTCAACCGCGGCGCGCAAGTCGCCGTGCGTTTCGAGCCCAAGCGCCGCGTGCTCGATCTCATCTCCGGCGAAGCTTACTTCCAAGTCGCCGAGGACAAGGCGCGGCCGTTCGTCGTGCGCGTCGGCGGCGTCGCCGTCACAGCGGTTGGCACGGAGTTCAACATCTCTCTCGCCTCGGATCGCCTCGAAGTGCTCGTCACCAAAGGCCGCGTGCGCGTCGACCCGCCGCCCGCGGCCAGCCCCGCACCGAGCGCGGCTCCGGCACCGGCGCTGCTCGAGCGGACGCTCGACGCGGGACAGGGCGTCGTCGTCCCCACCACCGCGCCGGCCACGTCGTGGGCCGTCGAAACCTACACCCCGCAGGTCGTGGAACAAAAGCTCGCCTGGAAAAACGATCTCGTCGATTTCCGGGCCGCGCCGCTGTCCGACGTCATCCTCGAGTTCAACCGCCGCAATCACACGCAACTGGTCATCGGCGACGAGGCGCTCGGCGACGAGCCGATCACCGGCAAAATTCGCCTCGGAAACCTCGATAGTTTTCTCGCGATGCTCGACGTGACGCACCACATCCAGGCCGAGCGCCATGGCACTTCGAAAATCGTGCTGCGTCGCGCGCCGTGA
- a CDS encoding ABC transporter ATP-binding protein, whose product MPLLAIRDLVKSYPRGGATRSGDASGKVMVVDVREFALEAGEQRALRGESGTGKTTFLNLIAGILAPDSGHLALDGHDLATLGEAGRDRLRAETIGYIFQTFNLLQGHSVLENVELGMAFGRGVDRARAEALLRRVGLGERLHHFPRQLSTGQQQRVAVARALANHPKLVLADEPTGNLDARNSREALALIREVCRENGAALLLVSHDEAVLAQFPDVEDFRALNRAAPANTGGAT is encoded by the coding sequence ATGCCGCTCCTCGCCATCCGCGATCTCGTGAAAAGCTATCCGCGCGGCGGCGCGACCCGGTCCGGCGACGCAAGCGGTAAAGTCATGGTGGTGGACGTGCGGGAGTTCGCGCTCGAAGCCGGCGAACAACGCGCGCTGCGCGGCGAAAGCGGCACGGGCAAGACCACCTTTCTCAACCTGATCGCGGGCATTCTCGCGCCCGATTCGGGCCACCTCGCGCTCGACGGCCACGACTTGGCGACGCTGGGCGAAGCGGGCCGCGACCGATTGCGCGCGGAGACGATCGGCTACATTTTCCAGACGTTCAATTTGCTCCAAGGCCACTCCGTGCTCGAAAACGTGGAGCTCGGCATGGCATTCGGCCGCGGTGTCGACCGGGCGCGCGCCGAAGCGTTGCTGCGGCGCGTCGGACTCGGCGAACGGCTGCATCATTTCCCGCGGCAGCTCTCGACTGGCCAGCAGCAGCGCGTCGCGGTGGCCCGCGCGCTGGCGAATCACCCGAAACTCGTCCTCGCCGACGAGCCGACCGGCAACCTCGATGCCCGCAACAGCCGCGAGGCGCTGGCGCTGATCCGCGAAGTCTGCCGCGAGAACGGCGCCGCGCTGCTCCTCGTCAGCCACGACGAGGCGGTGCTCGCGCAGTTCCCCGACGTGGAGGATTTCCGCGCGTTGAACCGCGCCGCGCCGGCTAACACAGGAGGTGCGACGTGA
- a CDS encoding sigma-70 family RNA polymerase sigma factor, with protein MPPETTAEGRWFAENLLVHEPQLRAWLQSRFGSNVPVNDVIQEAYLRVLRARQTDAVNAPKAFLFATARNLALNAARSAKVRGEHVSDPLDETELLDESANVRETVAHYEELEILTKAIQSLPDRCRQIFTLRKVYGLSQADIARKLDLSPRTVNAQLAIGLNKCADFVGKFCEKGSA; from the coding sequence ATGCCCCCTGAAACCACCGCAGAAGGCCGCTGGTTTGCTGAAAACCTGCTCGTGCACGAACCGCAGCTGCGCGCGTGGTTGCAGAGCCGCTTCGGCTCAAACGTGCCGGTGAACGACGTCATTCAGGAGGCCTATCTGCGGGTGTTGCGGGCCCGCCAAACCGACGCGGTCAACGCGCCCAAGGCCTTCCTCTTCGCCACCGCGCGCAATCTCGCGCTCAACGCCGCGCGCAGCGCGAAGGTGCGCGGCGAACACGTCTCCGATCCGCTCGATGAAACCGAGTTGCTGGACGAAAGCGCCAACGTGCGCGAAACCGTCGCCCACTACGAGGAACTGGAAATCCTGACCAAGGCGATCCAGTCGCTGCCGGATCGCTGCCGGCAAATTTTCACCCTGCGCAAAGTCTACGGCCTCTCCCAGGCCGACATCGCGCGAAAGCTCGACCTCTCCCCGCGCACCGTGAACGCCCAACTCGCCATCGGACTCAACAAATGCGCGGACTTCGTGGGCAAGTTCTGCGAGAAAGGATCGGCATGA
- a CDS encoding Dam family site-specific DNA-(adenine-N6)-methyltransferase produces MTKTKGARVTRNRHHRGTNEAKKGQLGFRRPAFTKEAPTSPALRENSGDYLLRPERPAPQEFALAEPFVKWVGGKRRLVEQFERFFPARFERYIEPFVGGGAVFFHLKKRHPRMSATLSDLNGVLVNTYRVVRDHPEELMLLLDRHGEAYARDPERYFYEVRTAHRARMADGSDPVGCAAEFIFLLRTCFNGLWRVNQSGQFNAPWGKYPKPPMYWRENLWDTHLALQGVRIEKQDFTGPMASLGAGDFAYIDPPYVPVSATANFTSYTESGFGPREQEKLAELFIAAAERGAHLVLSNADHPDVHRLYGRFRIEMVRAARAVNSNGAGRGKVNEVVVVHEGRPR; encoded by the coding sequence GTGACCAAAACCAAAGGTGCACGTGTAACAAGAAATAGACATCACCGTGGGACAAACGAAGCGAAGAAGGGCCAGCTTGGCTTCCGTCGTCCTGCTTTCACGAAAGAGGCGCCGACCTCGCCCGCGTTGCGGGAAAACTCCGGCGATTATCTTCTCCGGCCCGAACGCCCTGCTCCGCAGGAATTCGCGCTGGCGGAGCCATTCGTCAAATGGGTCGGCGGGAAACGGAGATTAGTCGAGCAGTTCGAGCGGTTTTTCCCGGCGCGGTTCGAGCGTTATATCGAGCCGTTCGTCGGGGGCGGAGCGGTTTTCTTCCACCTGAAAAAACGGCATCCGCGCATGTCGGCTACGCTGTCCGATCTCAACGGCGTCCTGGTTAACACCTATCGCGTTGTGCGCGATCATCCGGAGGAGCTCATGCTCCTGCTGGATCGACACGGCGAAGCATACGCGCGGGACCCGGAACGCTACTTCTATGAAGTGCGGACGGCGCATCGCGCGAGGATGGCCGACGGCAGTGATCCAGTGGGGTGCGCGGCGGAGTTCATTTTCCTTCTGCGCACCTGCTTCAACGGATTGTGGCGGGTGAATCAGTCGGGGCAGTTCAATGCTCCCTGGGGCAAGTATCCCAAGCCGCCGATGTATTGGCGCGAGAACCTGTGGGATACGCACTTGGCGCTACAGGGAGTGCGCATCGAAAAACAGGACTTCACCGGTCCGATGGCGAGTCTGGGCGCGGGCGACTTCGCCTATATCGATCCGCCGTATGTGCCGGTGTCTGCCACGGCCAATTTCACCTCCTACACCGAGAGCGGATTCGGTCCGCGGGAGCAGGAGAAGCTGGCGGAGTTGTTCATCGCGGCGGCCGAGCGCGGTGCGCATTTGGTGCTGTCCAATGCGGACCATCCCGACGTGCACCGTCTCTATGGACGGTTTCGGATCGAGATGGTCCGCGCGGCCCGCGCCGTGAACAGCAACGGCGCCGGGCGCGGCAAGGTGAACGAGGTGGTGGTGGTTCATGAAGGGAGGCCGCGGTGA